From a region of the Bradyrhizobium sp. KBS0727 genome:
- a CDS encoding low temperature requirement protein A produces MADNPRGAMWRPIMPNQHSRVTYAELFFDLVFVYAVTQISHTLLADFTPMGAVHVTLLFLAVWWVWVYTSWITNWLDPEKTPVRLLLFGLTLGGLVLSTSIPSAFDGRGLWFAIAYAAMQVGKTVFLWIATPSSRPPARMNAIRITVWLTVSAVFWISGGLMEGQSRLVLWAIALAIEYVSPVVRFWIPRYGASSISDWVVEGGHMAERCAGFIIIALGESIVVTGATFADLTWTTENVVAFVSAFVGSLAMWWIYFHKGAEAGSEQISRSSEPGRLARLAYTYLHMPIVAGIIVTAVADELVLKHPAGHSDPKTVLSAIGGPLLFLFGTILFKHSFRGFLQLSHGVGIVALCVVAWFAGDLSPLMLSIITSAIMIVVAVWESISLRSPPEE; encoded by the coding sequence ATGGCGGACAATCCACGCGGTGCGATGTGGCGCCCGATCATGCCGAACCAGCATAGCCGCGTCACCTATGCCGAGTTGTTCTTCGACCTCGTCTTCGTCTACGCCGTCACGCAGATCTCGCACACGCTGCTGGCCGACTTCACGCCAATGGGTGCGGTGCATGTCACGCTGCTGTTTCTCGCGGTGTGGTGGGTGTGGGTCTACACCTCCTGGATCACCAACTGGCTCGATCCTGAAAAGACGCCGGTCCGGCTGTTGCTGTTTGGGCTGACACTCGGCGGGCTGGTGCTGTCGACCTCGATCCCTTCGGCATTCGACGGGCGCGGTCTGTGGTTCGCCATCGCCTATGCCGCGATGCAGGTCGGCAAGACGGTATTTTTATGGATCGCGACGCCATCGTCGCGACCGCCGGCGCGCATGAATGCGATCCGCATTACGGTCTGGCTGACGGTGTCGGCGGTGTTCTGGATCTCCGGCGGATTGATGGAAGGCCAATCGCGGCTGGTACTTTGGGCGATTGCGCTTGCGATCGAATATGTTTCGCCGGTGGTGCGGTTCTGGATTCCCCGCTACGGCGCGTCCTCGATCTCGGACTGGGTCGTCGAGGGCGGCCACATGGCCGAGCGTTGCGCGGGGTTCATCATCATCGCACTCGGCGAATCCATCGTCGTGACGGGGGCTACCTTTGCCGACCTGACCTGGACCACCGAAAACGTCGTGGCGTTCGTGTCGGCCTTCGTCGGCAGCCTCGCGATGTGGTGGATCTATTTTCACAAGGGCGCCGAAGCCGGCTCCGAGCAGATTTCCAGATCGAGCGAGCCGGGCCGGCTGGCGCGGCTCGCTTATACCTACCTGCATATGCCGATCGTGGCCGGCATCATCGTCACGGCGGTGGCCGACGAACTGGTGCTGAAGCACCCGGCCGGTCATTCCGATCCCAAGACGGTACTCAGCGCGATTGGCGGTCCGCTATTGTTCCTGTTCGGAACGATCCTGTTCAAGCACAGCTTTCGCGGTTTTCTTCAGCTCTCGCACGGTGTCGGCATCGTCGCATTGTGCGTGGTTGCATGGTTCGCAGGCGACCTGTCGCCGCTGATGCTGTCGATCATCACGTCGGCGATCATGATCGTGGTCGCGGTGTGGGAATCGATCTCGTTGCGATCCCCACCCGAAGAATAA
- a CDS encoding BolA family protein, protein MPMDAHDIESMIKAAIPDAEVTIRDLAGDGDHYAATVISESFRGKSRVQQHQIVYQSLKGQMGGVLHALALQTGVPGG, encoded by the coding sequence ATGCCGATGGACGCCCACGATATCGAATCGATGATCAAGGCAGCTATTCCCGATGCCGAGGTGACGATCCGCGATCTCGCTGGCGACGGCGACCATTACGCCGCGACCGTGATCTCGGAATCCTTCCGCGGCAAGTCGCGCGTCCAGCAGCACCAGATCGTCTACCAGTCGCTCAAGGGACAGATGGGCGGCGTGCTGCACGCGCTGGCGCTGCAAACCGGCGTGCCGGGAGGCTAG
- a CDS encoding DUF427 domain-containing protein: MKLPGPDHPITITANPKRVRVSAGGVVVADTTHALTLKEASYPAVQYVPRTDANMALLARTERTTHCPYKGDASYFSINANGKTIDNSIWTYETPFPAMAEIAGYLAFYPDKVTVEEVV; the protein is encoded by the coding sequence ATGAAACTGCCCGGTCCCGACCATCCGATCACGATTACGGCAAACCCGAAGCGCGTCCGTGTCTCGGCCGGCGGCGTGGTGGTTGCCGATACCACCCATGCGCTGACCCTGAAGGAAGCGAGCTATCCGGCTGTGCAGTATGTGCCACGCACGGACGCCAATATGGCGCTGCTCGCCCGCACCGAGCGGACCACGCATTGCCCCTACAAGGGGGATGCGAGCTACTTCAGCATCAATGCCAACGGCAAGACCATCGACAATTCGATCTGGACCTATGAGACGCCGTTCCCGGCGATGGCCGAGATCGCCGGCTACCTGGCGTTCTACCCGGATAAGGTGACGGTCGAGGAAGTGGTCTAG
- a CDS encoding acyltransferase, which translates to MSSITQAATTTDVHAAPKAKARNFSIDRARTFLTLVVLLHHAVIPYTYFGHTDPKSWIGFDMIVLATDSFFMAMFFFLSGLFVWPGIARKGPANYLRDRLTRLGLPFVICAFTLIPIAYYAISLRQHPEIGFAEFWWNTITVGPWPSGPIWFLWVLFGFDLVACLLFRLSPTLLEPINRLSLNGHDRPGEFFVVMFAVTAALYVPGRIHFGAGSWFEFGPFSVQHGRVLLYASYFFFGAGIGVLHMDRGLLAADSKLAKRTWNWVFLALVPYCLMWVLIYIKREILGNPVRLPEWYESDYGFCFALFSVAILFVILAYFVRFKQSGRSILDPMQADAYGMFLVHYPIVLWLQYWLFDLDLPAIVKAMTAFVLTVILSWAATAALRKIPGAKRVL; encoded by the coding sequence ATGTCATCGATTACCCAAGCCGCAACGACCACAGACGTTCACGCCGCGCCGAAAGCCAAAGCGCGCAACTTCTCGATCGACCGCGCCCGCACCTTCCTGACGCTCGTGGTCCTCCTTCACCATGCGGTGATCCCCTACACCTATTTCGGCCACACCGATCCGAAGTCGTGGATCGGCTTCGACATGATCGTGCTCGCCACCGACAGTTTTTTCATGGCGATGTTCTTTTTCCTCTCCGGACTGTTCGTGTGGCCGGGCATTGCCCGAAAGGGACCTGCGAACTATTTGCGGGATCGCCTGACCAGGCTTGGCCTGCCGTTCGTGATCTGCGCGTTCACGCTGATTCCGATCGCCTACTACGCCATCTCGCTGCGGCAGCATCCCGAGATCGGCTTCGCGGAGTTCTGGTGGAACACGATCACGGTCGGCCCCTGGCCGAGCGGACCGATCTGGTTCCTCTGGGTCCTGTTCGGCTTCGACCTCGTTGCATGCCTGCTGTTTCGGCTGTCACCCACCCTGCTCGAGCCAATCAACCGCCTGTCGCTGAACGGTCACGACCGGCCCGGGGAATTCTTCGTCGTGATGTTTGCTGTCACCGCCGCGCTCTACGTTCCCGGGCGAATTCACTTTGGCGCTGGCAGCTGGTTCGAGTTCGGGCCGTTCTCGGTCCAGCATGGCCGCGTGCTGCTCTATGCGAGCTATTTCTTTTTCGGCGCCGGCATCGGCGTCCTGCATATGGATCGCGGGCTGTTGGCGGCAGACAGCAAGCTGGCCAAGCGTACCTGGAACTGGGTGTTCCTGGCGCTCGTTCCGTATTGCCTGATGTGGGTGCTGATCTACATCAAGCGCGAAATACTGGGGAATCCGGTGCGGCTGCCGGAATGGTACGAATCGGACTACGGTTTCTGTTTCGCCCTCTTCAGCGTGGCCATCCTGTTTGTGATCCTGGCCTACTTCGTGAGATTCAAGCAATCCGGCCGGAGCATACTCGATCCCATGCAGGCGGACGCCTACGGCATGTTCCTGGTCCACTATCCGATCGTGCTGTGGCTGCAATACTGGCTGTTCGATCTCGATCTGCCCGCGATCGTCAAGGCAATGACGGCGTTCGTGCTGACGGTGATATTGAGCTGGGCCGCAACGGCGGCGCTGCGGAAGATACCAGGCGCGAAGCGGGTGCTGTAA